The following coding sequences are from one Haemorhous mexicanus isolate bHaeMex1 unplaced genomic scaffold, bHaeMex1.pri scaffold_265_ctg1, whole genome shotgun sequence window:
- the LOC132323043 gene encoding maestro heat-like repeat-containing protein family member 1, with protein EAPWEWQEAAGALLVELGRRFLSRVLEELLRQFPPGILPQAGLVRTLGQLATANVFGMVPFLSSILGTLLPLLGSARTDSMKCTLCYALQRFSESIQEYLAGKEQAPDPTIRGDAFAPELGAAFDLLSLQWLQSREGK; from the exons GAGGCTCCGTGGGAGTGGCAGGAGGCGGCGGGGGCgctgctggtggagctgggccGGCGCTTCCTGAGCCGcgtgctggaggagctgctgcggCAATTCCCGCCCGGAATTCTGCCCCAGGCCGGCCTCGTGCGCACCCTGGGCCAGCTGGCCACGGCCAACG tttttgggaTGGTTCCCTTCCTGAGCTCCATCCTGGGGAcgctgctgcccctgctgggaTCGGCCCGGACGGATTCCATGAAATGCACGCTCTGCTATg ccctgcagcgtTTCAGTGAGAGCATCCAGGAGTacctggcagggaaggagcaggccCCCGACCCCACCATCCGCGGGGACGCCTTCGCGCCCGAGCTCGGAGCCGCCTTCGACCTCCTGagcctgcagtggctgcagagcagggagggcaaG